A single genomic interval of Labrus mixtus chromosome 6, fLabMix1.1, whole genome shotgun sequence harbors:
- the ly6pge gene encoding lymphocyte antigen 6 family member pge, producing the protein MIRTTRRTNGTMRPDLYCPLLLLSFILLPTNSEALSCYTCMGSNNNDCNRQGSKLCPSYSDACAVVVGHDSGVMKSCSYKSFCSQANSQGYRSPGVRVHCCYSNDCNVMSLASRLPGLNYLLLLLPLLLCCFFK; encoded by the exons ATGATCAGGACGACCAGGAGGACAAACGGCACCATGAGACCCGACCTGTACTgcccgctgctgctgctttctttcATTCTGCTGCCGACCAACA GTGAAGCTCTGAGTTGCTACACCTGCATgggctccaacaacaacgactgCAACCGGCAAGGTTCCAAATTGTGTCCCAGCTACTCCGATGCCTGCGCTGTGGTGGTCGGCCATGACA GTGGGGTGATGAAGTCGTGCTCCTACAAGTCTTTCTGCAGTCAGGCCAACAGTCAGGGCTACAGATCCCCAGGTGTCCGAGTTCACTGCTGCTACAGCAACGACTGCAATGTGATGAGCCTCGCCTCGCGCCTGCCAGGACTCAattatctgctgctgcttctgcctCTGTtgctctgctgcttcttcaaGTAG